The following proteins are encoded in a genomic region of Dromaius novaehollandiae isolate bDroNov1 chromosome 29, bDroNov1.hap1, whole genome shotgun sequence:
- the LOC112994443 gene encoding keratin-associated protein 16-1-like isoform X2 codes for MPNWSLQTRGKELSSPSKMFCQNEYQCKQPCLPPAAFWLRSFPQQNCVDSCGSVCNVQRFTRCVEPSCYSGVTQATTKYVDLCGNVGLTQSARCVDPCSCVGPRYTTTCVDPCCGGVTKCTTTCVDPCCGAVTRCNTTCVDPCCGKATKCVTKCVDPCCSKATKCTTTCVDPCCSKATKCTTTCVDPCCGAVTKCTTTCVDPCCGKATKCVTKCVDPCCEEVTKCTTTCVDPCCGAVTKCTTKCVDPCCGKVTNCATTCVDPCCGEVTKCTTTCVDPCCGKTTKCVTKCVDPCCSKVTKCATTCVDPCCEEVTKCTTTCVDPCCGKATKCVTKCVDPCCGKATKCTSTCVDLCCEEVTKCTTKCVDSCCSKATKCTTTCVDPCCGEVTTCTTTCVDPCCSKATKCTTTCVDPCCGAVTKCTTKCVDPCCGKATKCVTTCVDPCCGEVTKCNTTCVDPCCGKATKCVTKCVDPCCGGVQAATKCADSCGTVSVTQATSQCVDACTPACPQVCAIRCADVCCRKCMAP; via the exons ATGCCGAACTGGAGCCTCCAAACCAGAGGGAAAGA acTTTCCTCTCCCTCAAAGATGTTTTGCCAAAATGAGTACCAGTGCAAACagccctgccttcctcctgctgccTTCTGGCTGAGGAGTTTTCCCCAACAAAACTGTGTGGATTCCTGTGGCTCTGTCTGTAACGTCCAGCGCTTTACTCGGTGCGTGGAGCCGAGTTGCTACAGTGGAGTTACTCAGGCCACCACCAAGTATGTGGACCTGTGTGGTAATgttggcctgacacagtctgccAGGTGTGTGGACCCATGCAGCTGTGTGGGCCCTCGGTACACGACCACCTGTGTGGATCCGTGCTGTGGTGGAGTGACCAAGTGCACCACGACATGTGTGGACCCGTGCTGTGGAGCGGTGACCAGATGCAACACCACGTGTGTGGATCCGTGCTGCGGCAAAGCCACCAAGTGTGTAACCAAGTGCGTGGACCCATGCTGTAGCAAAGCCACCAAATGCACCACCACGTGTGTGGATCCATGCTGTAGCAAAGCCACCAAATGCACCACCACGTGTGTGGATCCATGCTGTGGAGCTGTAACCAAGTGCACCACCACGTGTGTGGATCCGTGCTGTGGCAAAGCCACCAAGTGTGTAACCAAGTGCGTGGATCCGTGCTGTGAGGAAGTCACCAAGTGCACCACCACGTGTGTGGACCCATGCTGTGGAGCTGTGACCAAATGCACCACCAAGTGTGTGGATCCGTGCTGTGGCAAAGTGACCAACTGTGCCACCACATGTGTCGATCCGTGCTGTGGGGAAGTCACCAAATGCACCACCACGTGTGTGGATCCATGCTGTGGGAAAACCACCAAGTGCGTAACCAAGTGCGTGGACCCATGCTGTAGCAAAGTTACCAAGTGTGCCACCACATGCGTGGATCCGTGCTGTGAGGAAGTCACCAAATGCACCACCACGTGTGTGGATCCGTGCTGTGGCAAAGCCACCAAGTGTGTAACCAAGTGTGTGGACCCATGCTGTGGCAAAGCCACCAAATGCACCAGCACGTGTGTGGATCTGTGCTGTGAGGAAGTCACCAAATGCACCACCAAGTGTGTGGACTCATGCTGTAGCAAAGCCACCAAGTGCACTACCACATGCGTGGACCCATGCTGTGGTGAAGTGACCACGTGCACCACCACGTGTGTGGACCCGTGCTGTAGCAAAGCCACCAAATGCACCACCACGTGTGTGGACCCATGCTGTGGAGCTGTGACCAAATGCACCACCAAGTGTGTGGATCCGTGCTGTGGCAAAGCCACCAAGTGTGTAACCACGTGTGTGGACCCATGCTGTGGGGAAGTCACCAAATGCAACACCACGTGTGTGGATCCGTGCTGTGGGAAAGCCACCAAGTGCGTAACCAAGTGCGTGGACCCGTGTTGCGGGGGCGTTCAGGCTGCTACCAAGTGTGCGGATTCCTGCGGCACGGTCAGCGTCACGCAGGCCACCTCCCAGTGCGTGGACGCGTGCACCCCCGCCTGTCCCCAGGTCTGCGCCATCCGCTGTGCCGATGTCTGCTGTCGCAAATGCATGGCTCCTTGA
- the LOC112994443 gene encoding keratin-associated protein 16-1-like isoform X1 — MSHLCPQSNPLASAELQRLSSPSKMFCQNEYQCKQPCLPPAAFWLRSFPQQNCVDSCGSVCNVQRFTRCVEPSCYSGVTQATTKYVDLCGNVGLTQSARCVDPCSCVGPRYTTTCVDPCCGGVTKCTTTCVDPCCGAVTRCNTTCVDPCCGKATKCVTKCVDPCCSKATKCTTTCVDPCCSKATKCTTTCVDPCCGAVTKCTTTCVDPCCGKATKCVTKCVDPCCEEVTKCTTTCVDPCCGAVTKCTTKCVDPCCGKVTNCATTCVDPCCGEVTKCTTTCVDPCCGKTTKCVTKCVDPCCSKVTKCATTCVDPCCEEVTKCTTTCVDPCCGKATKCVTKCVDPCCGKATKCTSTCVDLCCEEVTKCTTKCVDSCCSKATKCTTTCVDPCCGEVTTCTTTCVDPCCSKATKCTTTCVDPCCGAVTKCTTKCVDPCCGKATKCVTTCVDPCCGEVTKCNTTCVDPCCGKATKCVTKCVDPCCGGVQAATKCADSCGTVSVTQATSQCVDACTPACPQVCAIRCADVCCRKCMAP, encoded by the coding sequence acTTTCCTCTCCCTCAAAGATGTTTTGCCAAAATGAGTACCAGTGCAAACagccctgccttcctcctgctgccTTCTGGCTGAGGAGTTTTCCCCAACAAAACTGTGTGGATTCCTGTGGCTCTGTCTGTAACGTCCAGCGCTTTACTCGGTGCGTGGAGCCGAGTTGCTACAGTGGAGTTACTCAGGCCACCACCAAGTATGTGGACCTGTGTGGTAATgttggcctgacacagtctgccAGGTGTGTGGACCCATGCAGCTGTGTGGGCCCTCGGTACACGACCACCTGTGTGGATCCGTGCTGTGGTGGAGTGACCAAGTGCACCACGACATGTGTGGACCCGTGCTGTGGAGCGGTGACCAGATGCAACACCACGTGTGTGGATCCGTGCTGCGGCAAAGCCACCAAGTGTGTAACCAAGTGCGTGGACCCATGCTGTAGCAAAGCCACCAAATGCACCACCACGTGTGTGGATCCATGCTGTAGCAAAGCCACCAAATGCACCACCACGTGTGTGGATCCATGCTGTGGAGCTGTAACCAAGTGCACCACCACGTGTGTGGATCCGTGCTGTGGCAAAGCCACCAAGTGTGTAACCAAGTGCGTGGATCCGTGCTGTGAGGAAGTCACCAAGTGCACCACCACGTGTGTGGACCCATGCTGTGGAGCTGTGACCAAATGCACCACCAAGTGTGTGGATCCGTGCTGTGGCAAAGTGACCAACTGTGCCACCACATGTGTCGATCCGTGCTGTGGGGAAGTCACCAAATGCACCACCACGTGTGTGGATCCATGCTGTGGGAAAACCACCAAGTGCGTAACCAAGTGCGTGGACCCATGCTGTAGCAAAGTTACCAAGTGTGCCACCACATGCGTGGATCCGTGCTGTGAGGAAGTCACCAAATGCACCACCACGTGTGTGGATCCGTGCTGTGGCAAAGCCACCAAGTGTGTAACCAAGTGTGTGGACCCATGCTGTGGCAAAGCCACCAAATGCACCAGCACGTGTGTGGATCTGTGCTGTGAGGAAGTCACCAAATGCACCACCAAGTGTGTGGACTCATGCTGTAGCAAAGCCACCAAGTGCACTACCACATGCGTGGACCCATGCTGTGGTGAAGTGACCACGTGCACCACCACGTGTGTGGACCCGTGCTGTAGCAAAGCCACCAAATGCACCACCACGTGTGTGGACCCATGCTGTGGAGCTGTGACCAAATGCACCACCAAGTGTGTGGATCCGTGCTGTGGCAAAGCCACCAAGTGTGTAACCACGTGTGTGGACCCATGCTGTGGGGAAGTCACCAAATGCAACACCACGTGTGTGGATCCGTGCTGTGGGAAAGCCACCAAGTGCGTAACCAAGTGCGTGGACCCGTGTTGCGGGGGCGTTCAGGCTGCTACCAAGTGTGCGGATTCCTGCGGCACGGTCAGCGTCACGCAGGCCACCTCCCAGTGCGTGGACGCGTGCACCCCCGCCTGTCCCCAGGTCTGCGCCATCCGCTGTGCCGATGTCTGCTGTCGCAAATGCATGGCTCCTTGA